The following coding sequences lie in one Actinomyces capricornis genomic window:
- a CDS encoding class I SAM-dependent DNA methyltransferase has product MAVSDALVVGEDWISEHYFTSQATKGSFMARVLERRQEWAAAEAEGVATSRSRFRAQHSRLESLLAELPAPEGAPGQDPGALGAAGLGPTAPAVLAGGAPDGAGEPAAEELDGLLREVLGYSTGEFGLWECGPVTLVRPVGAEGPAPAALVRARPAATVEDLLVKDAPSLAAPWVPVDLADPASGPLEGAEPVVSVSRALSVLMTDEHGPAFALVLAGRWALVVERERWPEGRWLAVDVQLVAERSELTRGGEVERALACLEACSLLPTAQGETWWSTTLEDSAAHTVGVSKDLREGVRLSVEILANEVVRRRVARGLEPLEQGQAQPLALQCLRYLYRIIFLLYAEASPELGVLPVGAQEYDAGYGLDRLRELVLRELHEESSRSGTHVYESLELLFALVDRGRNADAGNAGSAGGAGGPGGAAGPWPGDGEAEPFSGLVFQPMRADLFRPASTALIDEVGLGNEAMLRVLRHLLLTRGESGAGRGFISYVELGINQLGAVYEGLMSYTGSFATERLWEVAPGGDASKGSWVVPREVAEGLSDADMVTRVDEVTGERRSVIHEPGTFVFRLSGRDRQRSASYYTPEVLTRFTVQQALAELLDQDGRVTTAREVLGLSVCEPALGSGAFAIEAVRQLAEQYLSRRERELGRRVDPEERPRELAKVKAFIALHRVYGVDLNATAVELAEVSLWLDTMVEGLSAPWFGLRLRRGNSLVGAKRALYDVAALRKRAWLSTAPVPEPLSRVGSALDAAGPDAVRRVGSAVEVSHRIHHFLLPAAGWGSAVEVPKQVRDLVDAAHLKALKAWRRSVTKAPTAAQARRLTALAARVEVLWEVTLRRLRIAEAEASRRIVLWGSEGEDRAPASRVSRERIEGFLADESSAYRRLRLVMDAWCALWFWPLNRPEVAPPDLEKWIGALEGLLGTGGKASPLVPAGAASLADAGSWDELEVAERTEIQFSGALRVSEVRRAHPWLGVVEEIAAQQGFFHWELDFAPVFARGGFDLQVGNPPWVRPRTDVEGLLAEGDPWWVLAGKPSVAQKDARRQQTLARPGMEELVISGTSEVVVLAEILSDPALYPLLSGQPDLYRAFMCAVWEHQARHGVSGLIHMESHFTDAKTPGLRAATYRRLRRHWQFVNELQLFDIDHHNPYGIHVYGTETAPSFLHATSLYHPDTVLRSLAHDGSGEEPGFKDPHTGTWDLRPHASRIQQVTRETLQTWQSVTQAEDWQSTPMVYTVNSAAARTLATLAESPRLAGVGLHFSRGWDESIDRQKGRFVKEWGSASWEDAILQGPHLHVSTPLYKQPNETMKHNQDWTSVDVEALPPNAEPVTAYKPAGDRASYDRLYTHWGESSAHDHYRIAWRRMAANTGERTLIPALIAPGVAHTHTVYSAGLIDTAKYPRELAGVFGSTSSILGDFLIRSIGRNDIHGTDFDRLPSLNLQHPLVSRVTLRALRLNCLTAAYADLWESCWEDGFAGDAPILPRYDERPVGPLWSPGVPLRRAEDRRNAQVEIDVMVAVMLGVPVEDLCTIYRTQFAVLYDYDHGRGQGAYVYDANGRQVPTPVRKAWEKRERPASDADMPLDERTHTHPGSGVSYVYSLPFRTRDRESDFRTVHSTLTTATQV; this is encoded by the coding sequence ATGGCGGTGTCGGATGCGCTGGTGGTGGGCGAGGACTGGATCAGCGAGCACTACTTCACCTCTCAGGCGACCAAGGGCTCGTTCATGGCGCGGGTGCTGGAGCGGCGCCAGGAGTGGGCGGCGGCGGAGGCCGAGGGGGTGGCCACGTCGCGCTCGCGCTTCCGGGCCCAGCACTCCCGCCTGGAGTCCCTCCTGGCCGAGCTCCCCGCGCCTGAGGGGGCGCCGGGCCAGGACCCGGGGGCTCTCGGCGCGGCGGGCCTTGGCCCGACGGCGCCGGCGGTACTGGCCGGTGGGGCACCGGATGGCGCGGGTGAGCCGGCGGCGGAGGAGCTCGATGGGCTGCTGCGTGAGGTTCTGGGCTACTCCACGGGCGAGTTCGGCCTGTGGGAGTGCGGTCCGGTGACGCTGGTGCGCCCGGTGGGGGCGGAGGGGCCGGCGCCGGCGGCGCTGGTGCGGGCGCGCCCCGCGGCCACAGTGGAGGATCTGCTGGTCAAGGATGCGCCGAGCCTGGCGGCGCCGTGGGTGCCGGTGGATCTGGCCGATCCGGCCTCGGGCCCCCTGGAGGGCGCTGAGCCGGTGGTCTCGGTCTCGCGGGCGCTGTCGGTGCTGATGACTGACGAGCATGGTCCGGCTTTCGCCCTGGTGCTGGCGGGCCGGTGGGCGCTGGTGGTGGAGCGGGAGCGCTGGCCGGAGGGCCGGTGGCTGGCGGTGGATGTCCAGCTGGTGGCTGAGCGCAGTGAGCTGACCAGGGGCGGGGAGGTGGAGCGGGCGCTAGCCTGCCTGGAGGCGTGCTCGCTGCTGCCGACGGCGCAGGGCGAGACGTGGTGGTCGACCACCTTGGAGGATTCCGCGGCCCACACGGTGGGGGTCTCGAAGGACCTGCGCGAGGGGGTGCGCCTGTCGGTGGAGATCCTCGCCAATGAGGTGGTGCGCCGCCGGGTGGCCCGGGGGCTGGAGCCTCTGGAGCAGGGGCAGGCCCAGCCCTTGGCCTTGCAGTGCCTGCGCTACCTGTACCGGATCATCTTCCTGCTGTATGCGGAGGCGAGCCCGGAGCTGGGCGTGCTGCCGGTGGGGGCCCAGGAGTATGACGCGGGCTATGGGCTGGATCGTCTGCGCGAGCTGGTGCTGCGCGAGCTGCATGAGGAGTCCTCGCGCTCGGGCACGCATGTCTATGAGTCCTTGGAGCTGCTGTTCGCCCTGGTGGATCGGGGCAGGAATGCGGATGCGGGCAATGCTGGCAGTGCCGGCGGTGCTGGGGGCCCGGGGGGCGCGGCGGGGCCCTGGCCTGGGGATGGGGAGGCCGAGCCGTTCTCGGGGCTGGTCTTCCAGCCGATGCGCGCGGACCTGTTCCGCCCTGCCAGTACTGCGCTCATCGATGAGGTGGGCCTGGGCAATGAGGCGATGCTGCGGGTGCTGCGCCATCTGCTGCTGACCCGGGGGGAGTCGGGCGCGGGGCGCGGTTTCATCAGCTATGTGGAGCTGGGCATCAACCAGTTGGGCGCGGTCTACGAGGGGCTGATGAGCTATACGGGCTCCTTCGCCACGGAGCGCCTGTGGGAGGTGGCCCCGGGCGGGGATGCGTCGAAGGGCTCGTGGGTGGTGCCTCGTGAGGTGGCTGAGGGCTTGAGCGATGCGGATATGGTGACGAGGGTCGATGAGGTCACCGGTGAGCGCCGCAGCGTCATCCATGAGCCGGGGACTTTCGTGTTCCGCCTCTCGGGCCGGGATCGGCAGCGCTCGGCGAGCTACTACACCCCGGAGGTGCTCACGCGCTTCACGGTGCAGCAGGCGCTGGCCGAGCTGCTGGATCAGGATGGCCGGGTGACCACGGCCCGGGAGGTGCTGGGCTTGAGCGTGTGCGAGCCGGCGCTGGGCTCGGGGGCCTTCGCGATCGAGGCGGTGCGCCAGCTGGCCGAGCAGTACCTCTCCCGCCGGGAGCGGGAGCTGGGGCGCCGGGTGGATCCGGAGGAGCGGCCCCGGGAGCTGGCGAAGGTGAAGGCCTTCATCGCCTTGCACCGGGTCTATGGGGTGGATCTGAATGCGACGGCGGTGGAGCTGGCGGAGGTGTCCTTGTGGCTGGACACGATGGTGGAGGGGCTCAGCGCCCCGTGGTTCGGCTTGCGGCTGCGGCGCGGCAACTCCCTGGTGGGGGCCAAGCGGGCTCTCTATGATGTGGCGGCGCTGAGGAAGAGGGCGTGGCTCTCGACGGCGCCGGTGCCCGAGCCGCTGTCCCGGGTGGGGAGTGCCCTTGATGCGGCGGGCCCGGATGCGGTGCGCCGCGTGGGCTCGGCGGTGGAGGTCTCGCACCGGATTCATCATTTCCTGCTGCCTGCGGCGGGCTGGGGCTCGGCGGTGGAGGTCCCCAAGCAGGTGCGCGACCTGGTGGATGCGGCGCATCTCAAGGCCCTCAAGGCGTGGCGCCGCTCGGTGACGAAGGCGCCGACGGCGGCGCAGGCCAGGCGCTTGACGGCGCTGGCCGCCCGGGTGGAGGTGCTGTGGGAGGTAACGCTGCGGCGCTTGCGGATCGCGGAGGCGGAGGCTTCTCGCCGTATCGTGCTGTGGGGCAGTGAGGGCGAGGATAGGGCGCCTGCCTCCCGGGTGAGCCGGGAGCGGATTGAGGGCTTCCTGGCGGATGAGTCCTCGGCATACCGGCGCCTGCGGCTGGTGATGGATGCGTGGTGCGCGCTGTGGTTCTGGCCGTTGAACCGGCCCGAGGTGGCACCCCCGGACCTGGAGAAGTGGATCGGCGCCCTGGAGGGGCTGCTGGGCACGGGTGGGAAGGCGAGCCCGCTGGTTCCTGCGGGTGCGGCGAGCCTGGCGGATGCGGGCTCCTGGGATGAGCTGGAGGTGGCTGAGCGCACGGAGATCCAGTTCAGTGGGGCGCTGCGCGTGAGTGAGGTGAGGCGGGCCCACCCGTGGCTGGGGGTGGTGGAGGAGATCGCTGCGCAGCAGGGCTTCTTCCACTGGGAGCTGGACTTCGCCCCGGTCTTCGCCCGTGGGGGCTTTGACCTGCAGGTGGGCAACCCGCCGTGGGTACGGCCGCGCACGGATGTGGAGGGCCTGCTGGCGGAGGGGGATCCGTGGTGGGTGCTGGCGGGCAAGCCCTCGGTGGCGCAGAAGGATGCGCGGCGCCAGCAGACCCTGGCGCGCCCGGGCATGGAGGAGCTGGTGATCAGCGGCACCTCGGAGGTGGTGGTGCTGGCGGAGATCCTCAGCGACCCAGCCCTGTATCCCCTGCTGAGCGGTCAGCCCGATCTCTACCGGGCCTTCATGTGCGCCGTGTGGGAGCATCAGGCACGGCATGGCGTCTCGGGGCTCATCCATATGGAGAGCCACTTCACGGATGCGAAGACCCCGGGCCTGCGGGCGGCGACCTACCGCAGGCTGCGTCGGCACTGGCAGTTCGTCAACGAGCTCCAACTCTTCGACATCGACCACCACAACCCTTACGGAATACATGTTTATGGGACAGAGACGGCCCCATCGTTCTTGCACGCAACGTCTCTCTACCACCCGGATACGGTACTGCGGTCACTGGCCCACGATGGGTCCGGAGAGGAGCCTGGCTTCAAGGACCCACACACGGGCACGTGGGACTTGCGGCCGCATGCCTCCCGTATCCAGCAGGTGACGAGGGAGACGCTGCAGACCTGGCAGTCGGTGACGCAGGCGGAGGACTGGCAGTCCACGCCGATGGTCTACACGGTGAACTCGGCGGCTGCCCGCACGCTGGCAACTTTGGCGGAGAGCCCGCGTCTCGCGGGCGTGGGCCTGCACTTCTCTCGCGGCTGGGATGAGTCGATCGACCGCCAGAAGGGACGGTTCGTCAAGGAGTGGGGTTCGGCCTCCTGGGAGGATGCCATTCTGCAGGGCCCGCATCTGCATGTCTCGACGCCACTGTACAAGCAGCCGAACGAGACGATGAAGCATAATCAGGACTGGACCTCGGTGGATGTGGAGGCGCTGCCGCCGAATGCCGAGCCGGTGACGGCCTATAAGCCTGCGGGCGATCGCGCCTCCTACGACCGCCTCTACACGCATTGGGGCGAGTCCTCGGCCCACGACCACTACCGCATCGCGTGGCGCCGAATGGCCGCCAATACCGGAGAACGCACACTCATTCCCGCCCTCATCGCACCGGGAGTAGCACACACCCACACCGTCTATTCAGCAGGCTTGATCGATACGGCAAAATACCCCAGAGAACTAGCAGGAGTTTTCGGCTCCACTTCATCCATTCTCGGCGATTTTCTCATTCGTTCCATCGGCCGCAATGACATCCATGGAACAGACTTCGACAGACTGCCCTCGTTAAATCTACAGCACCCACTTGTCTCACGAGTGACCCTTCGGGCTTTGCGCCTTAATTGCCTGACGGCGGCGTATGCGGACTTGTGGGAGTCGTGCTGGGAGGATGGTTTCGCAGGGGATGCTCCGATTCTTCCTCGGTATGATGAGCGTCCAGTGGGGCCGTTGTGGTCTCCTGGGGTGCCGTTGCGCCGGGCGGAGGATCGTCGGAATGCTCAGGTGGAGATCGATGTGATGGTGGCGGTGATGCTGGGTGTCCCGGTGGAGGATCTGTGCACGATCTACCGCACCCAGTTCGCGGTGCTCTACGATTATGATCATGGTCGGG